The nucleotide sequence TCGTCCATGAGCGCCATGCGCGGCATGCCGAAGAACCTGACCACCTATGCGGCCACGAAAGCAGGGGTTGCGCTGTTGGCCGAAGGGCTGCGCTCCGAGATGCTCGGCAAGCCGATCAAGGTCACCACGCTGTTCCCCGGTTATATCCGCTCAGAGATCAACGAGAAGGTGAAGAATACGCCCTTCATGGTGGATACCGAGACAGGTTGCCGGGCACTGGTGAACGCCATCGAGAAGGAAAAGGCCACCGCCTGCGTGCCGGCCTGGCCGTGGACAATGATTGGGATGCTGATGCGGAATTTGCCGTTGTCGGTGGTCAGGAAAATGAGCTGAACAGATCAACTCTGCCAGCGAGGCCTCACCCTGATGATGCTGCAGGAACGTGCCATTCAGACCGCCCTCGGCGCATTGCATGTTCGCATGGCGGGCGAGGGGCCGGCCATTCTGTTCTGGCCGAGCCTGTTGATGGACGGCACCATGTGGCTCGACGTGGCGCGCCGATTGTCGTCGCGCTACACCGTCGTGCTGATTGACCCGCCAGGTCACGGCAAGAGCGACACATTGACACGGCACTTCGACTTCACGACCTGCGCCGAATGCATCCTGAATATTCTGGACACGCTGGGCATTGAACGTGCGCACTATGTCGGCAACTCCTGGGGCGCCATGGTGGGCGGCACGTTCGCAGCGCAATATCCCCGGCGCATCGGCTGCGCCATCCTCATGAATGGCACCGCCTCACCCTGCGGCCCGGCACAACGCATCAGGTTCCAGATGATGATTTTGCTCGGGCGCCTGCTTGGCGGAATACGTGGCCCACTGCTGCCGAAGGCCGTGAAGGCTTTCCTGGGGCCCACCAGCCAGCGGGAACGTCCGCAGGTTGTGGCCGCCGTACGCGCCGCCCTTGGCCGCGTGGATTTCAATTCAGGACGCTGGGCCGTGGAGAGCGTGGTCTTGCGCCGGCCTGATCAACACGCGCTTTACCAAACCATCCGCACGCCGGTGCTGGTCGTGGCCGGTCTTGAAGATGCCACCTTTCCCGTCAGCGAAACCCGTGCAGCGGCAGAGGCCATTCCCGGTGCATCGTTCAGCGTCATGGACAATGCAGCCCATCTCGCCGGGCTGGAGTGTCCGGCCGATACCAGCGACATGATCGACGCTTTCATCGTGAGTGATTGGGTACCCGCCCAATCCTGACGAGCCGGCAGATCACAAGACACGCCATCACAGCCCGAGCGCACGCCAGACTGTTTGTAACAGGCGGGCACGGCGCTCCATCGGCCAGGGTTGGCCTGCATCAAACCCGGTCAGGATCAGGCCATCGACGAACACATCGAGTACGTCGGCAGCGCCAACAGGATCGTCAGGACAAACGCGTGCGACGCGGTCACGCAACTGCGCGCTCCACCACTCATTGAAACGGTCAAGCTCGGCCCGCAGCGCTGGGTCCGTCGCCGCACCCAGCACCAGTGCAAGCCAGAGCTGGTGGGTGCGTGCATCGGGGCCGAGGACGGCCCATTCGATCAGGGCACGCAACGCCGCCCGATCATCCAGACCCTGCATGGCCTGCACACCCTCCTGACGGCGCTTGTCGATTTCCCGCCGGACGGCGTTGCGCAGCAGTTCTTCGCGCCCGCCAACATAGTGCGTGACAGCCGATGTGGACGCGCCAATGTGGTCCGCCACGGCACGGATGGTCACCGCTGCAAACCCGCATTCGGTCGCAATATCCAGGACCGCGCGCTCAATAAGTTCGCGGCGATTGTGATGATCTACTTGACGAGGCATGGGAACAGTATATGTTATGCAACATGTGTTTTAAAACAATTGTTGTCAGCATTTCAGAGGAAAGCAGGAATGGACGACGTCGATGTGGCCGTTATCGGTGCAGGCTTTTCCGGGCTGGTGGCGGCCCGCACACTGCAGCGCAGCGGCCTGTCGGTGCGGGTACTGGAGGCTGCCGACCGGGTCGGTGGGCGAGCCATGACAGAATCTTCGGCGGCCGGCACGCCCGTCGACCTGGGTGGCCAGTGGATCGGGCACCATCATGTCCGCATGCAGGCCCTGGCGCAGGAATTCGGGATGACCCTGTTTCCTTCCCATACCCGCGGCAAAATGCTGATACGTGATGGACAGCAGAACCTGTCGCGCCTGTCCCCCGCCACACTCTCCGCACTGATGTCCCTGATCTGGCTGGCGATCATGGCGCGCACTGGCCTGGGTGTACGCGATGACCGGACGCTGGCCGACTGGCTGGCCGGCATCTCCCCATCCCGCGCCAGACGGTTGATCGACATCGTTACTGCCACCCTCACCGCGACAGATCCAGAACGGATTTCAGTACAGGCGGTGGCCGATGCGCTCAATGCCTCCGGGGGTCTGCTGGAAATGCTGAGCTTCAAGGGTGGCGCTCAGGAGTCACTGCTCTCCGGTGGCGCCGGCGGGCTCGCGGCAGCCATTGCTGAAACGCTGGGCCCTGCTGTTTCGCTCAATCAATCCGTGACAGCCCTCCTGCGTGATGCACAGGGTGTAACGGTACACACACCACACGGCGCGATCCGGGCACGGCACGTCATAGTCGCCACCGCACCACCCGTGGCAGAGCGCATCCGCCACGAACCGCCGTTGCCGGCAGGCCGGGCACAGCTACAACGCGATACTTTCATGGGCACCATCTACAAGGCTGTCATCGTCTACGACACCCCCTTCTGGCGCACTGACGGCCTGAGCGGCGAACTGCTCGCCCTCGACAGCCTGGTGGCCACCGCCGCCGATATCTCGCCGCCTGGCGGCCCCGGTCATCTGTGCACACTGGTGCCCGGTCAGGCAGCTCGCACCTTGAGCAACCTTGATACCACCACCCGGCGCGAGACTGTCCTCCACACACTCGCCACACATTTTGGCGAACGCGCCCGCGCGCCCGTCAGCTTTCACGAGAAATCGTGGCACGAGGACAGATTTGTATTGGGCGGCTATACCGCCTGGTCAAAACCGGGAACCAGCGCCGCCCTCGCTGACGTTGGCACAGAAGCAACCGGCCGGGTGCACTGGGCCGGCACTGAATCAGCGACACAATTCCGGGGATACTTCGAAGGCGCGGTACGGGCGGGTGAGCGGGCGGCTGCCGAGGTATTAGCGGCGGGATGAGCCGCAACACAAAATTTTCTACATACCATATGAGTGCCTGGACCAGACAGGCACTGGCTTCAAAAAACCTGGAATCAGAGAACCCTTCCAGAATCTTTACTTGCCCGCTCCAAAATGTTGCTCCGACTCACAATGCACCTGCTCCCAGGTCTGGACCATCTGCTTCTTTGCGCCACCCCAGCGATAGCCGCCCAGCGCGCCACTCTTCTGGATCACACGGTGACACGGAATCAGTAGCGCAACCGGATTGGCGCCCACCGCATTACCCACGGCTCTTGACGCCCTGGGATAACCCAGTGTGCTGGCAATCTGAGAATAGCTGGCCAACCTGCCCGGCGGAATACGCAACAATGCGCGCCATACCGCCACCTGAAAGTTGGTGCCCACCACATGCAGTGACAACGGTCCGCGCTGCGGGCCTGACGGCTTGCTGAACAGCGCATCAATGACGTAACGGGTTGAGGCGTCGCTTCTTGTCAAAGTGCCCAACGGCCACTCTTCGCGCAATTCAGCAAGTGGCTCCTCTGTCTCGGCATAATCCACAAACCCCAGTCGGCAGATACCACGCGGCGTCACCGCGACAAACATCCGGCCCAGCGGCGTCTGATGGAATCCGTACTGGATACTGACACCCAGACCTTTGCTCTTGTATTCGCCAGGTGTCACCGCTTCCAGCTGAACGAAGTGATCGTACAGGCGTGAGCTGCCACTCAGCCCAATACTGTGCGAGACATCCAGCAACGCCTGCGCCTCGTCCAGCAATCGCTTTCCGCGCTCCAGCGTCATCGCCTGCAGAAATCGCTTCGGTGTGGTGCCTGCCCACCGGCAAAAAAGCCGCTGGAAATGAAACGGACTGAGATGAACATGGGCCGCCACCTCTTCCAGCGTCGGCTGTCCAGAGACGCGCTCTGACATATACGTCATCGCCTTTTCAATGCGGGCATAGTCAGACATGGTGCACACCCTCAGACGCGGTTGATGGAAACACCACCGTCCACCAACAGCGCAGTGCCAGTAGTGAAACTGGAGGCGTCAGAAGCGAGATACAGCGCTGACCGGGCGATCTCTTCCGGCGTCGCGATACGTTTCATGGCGTGCAGACCGGCGACAAATGCCAGCGCCTCCGGCGTACTCGCAAACTCCCTGGCCGCATCGGTATCCGTGCCACCGGGCAACAGCGCGTTCACCCGAATGTTCTCGCGCCCATATTCCACCGCAAGCACCTTCATCAGACCAATGAGGCCGGCCTTGCTGGCGGCGTATGCCGCCGTGCCTGGCATGCCCGCCGTATAGCCCACAAAGGTGGAAGTAAAAATCAGCGAACCACCACCGCCTGCCAGCATGGCCGGCAACTGATACTTGGCCGCCAGAAACGCGCTGCTCAGGTTCGTTGCGATCACCTGGTTCCAGTCGGCCAGCGTCATCTCCGGCACCGGACCCATCGCACCCAGTATACCGGCGTTGTTAAAGGCGACATCCAGCCGGCCAAAGCGCGCCAGTGTCTGTTCCACCAGTGTCCGGGCAAACCCTTCATCCCCCACGTCCCCCGCCACGGCCAGGGCTTGCCCGCCTGCCGCATGAATGGCATCCACCAGTGCTGCAAGCTCAGGCTCTCTTCTTGCGGCCACGACTACCGCCGCCCCTTCCTGGGCAAAAAGCCGGGCCGTCGCATGACCAATCCCTGAACTGGCGCCGGTCACGATAGCCACCTTGTTCTCAAGCGAACTCATATTTACCACCCCTTCAGCCTTGCTTCTGGCGGGGCATATCCCCGCTGGAGATGTCAGCTTAAGAGGCCGCTGGCCCGTTACTCGACCCGAATCTTGCTGTATTGGTCTGGCGGTGGGGCAAGAGCCATCCCTACCATAGCAGCCAGAAACGCTCCGCCATTGCCCATTCCAGGGGACGTTGATACGAAACTGGTTGCCACCAGCGCATCCATGATCAGGACGAGGTTGAATCTAATGAGCATACATTTATCCGCCACGAAGCCATTGTTCATGGCAAGCGACATAAAGAGTACAGTCTGCGGCTGGGCATGCAGTACCAGAAGAACCTATTTTTCATAGTAATAGACAGAAGAAAACCTGATGTCTTTCTCTCGATCAGCACACCATTGCGGGAAGGTTTCCTTTGCATCCTGGCCAGTATATTCCTCCCAGCACCCCACCAGATGATTGAAGTAGGCGACCTCCGATTGCAGTGCTTCCTTCTTGGGGGAAGGTGGCAGCCTTGCCAGCCACTCATCAACTTTGGCCAGTGTCTTTCTCGACTCATCAGGATCGCCAATAAAGAAAGACTCGGAAAGATGATGGGCCTGGTAATAAACATAGTTCAAGCACGACGTTGCAACTTCGATGATACAAACAGGATCATCCGGATCAATTGCTAGCGCCTTGTGGTGAAACCGCACATCCCTGGATGCATACCCCAGCCATTTCAATGGTGTGGCGCTTTCCGGAGCTTCCTCGGACCATTGCTGGAATACCTCTTTCAGGTACTCACGCAGAGGATGAGGCAGAAGCTGGTGAGCGCGCTGGTTTGAATAGCCAAGCTGCACCAGCTCCAGAGCGACCTCTCTTTGTGCGCTGACCGGCTTGCCACGAGCATGCACCACAAATTCCCTGATCGCCGAGATCGCTGCCTTATTCAGCCCAGCTTCTTTATGCAAGCAATACCTGCCGAAAAGCGCATAGCCTTCTTTTGCGGAGTACGCCTCACCGATGACGGCTAACGTTTCGAAGTTTTTCTGATCCATGCCTGCATTCCCACCGGAATTCAGCGTGATACTAGCCCTTCCTCGACCAGACAGCCAATAGCGGATGTTGAGAATGGAATACCGAGGCCGTGCGGTCCACGCGGACAGCAAGGTATCTGTTGATGTGAAAACTCTGGGGGAGAGATGCCGGACTATATCCGGGCAAAATGGATAATCATTGAAGCAGGGAATGGACGCCCGTTCAAGCCTGACCTCTATGAGAACCTGGCTACTAATAATCTGTATTCACTTATAAAGTAAAGCCTGCCTTGGAAGCAGCAATCTGGACATCCATCAACCTATCGCCATCAAGACCGCCACCACATCAGCATGTGCTATCCCACTATCAAATACTCGTGCGTGTCCTGCCTTGTTCCGAGTATAAACAGAGCTATTCATTGACAACACCTGCAGTACGCGCCCTTGGAATGAAGCCGAAGGTACGATGGAAAGGGCGTCGCCGTGCCTGCACTGGTTATGTTTTGGTTATTCGATGCCATATATAGACTGGAGTTTTCTTGAAGTCCTGATGTCGGCCCACTGAATCCAGAGTTTCAGAAGCGCCTCCCGCTGCAGCAACCATAAGTGATGGAATAAGTGGCAGAGCCGAACCCGAGAGCATCGCAGTCGTTATTCCGCCTAATGAGACCAGCGCTCCTTTCGCAGCTGATCGGGCAATAGTTCGAGCGTTATTTCTCAGTTCATCTATCTGCGGCAGGATTTCATTGGTGAAGTATAGCTGAGCTTTTGTTTCAAAGTTCTCTGGCTCAACATCTTTCAGATGCTCCACTGCATACAGAACAGATGAATTAAATCTTTCTAAGGCAGCAGGGTATCTTTCGCGCAATTCAATGATCGTCTCAGGGCCATCTACACTGATCAGCGCTTTATTAGCGTCAAAAAATTTACAAGGCCTGTTTGATGAGGAAACGTTCTCAGTTCCGGATCGGCTTAAAAGCTCAGATTCGAATTCAGATTCTGTGACGTAAGTGTGACCCAATTTTCCAGCAAGCCTCGTTTCATTATATATATTTTTCAGTCTAACCCGCATAGCCTGATTGATCGTTTGATAGGCCCACTGATCGAATTTTTCTTCATCCAAGCATTCCTCTGGCTCCCACACCCGTTTACACCGAATCCCTCCATCAATCTCACCAACCTTCTCGATTGTTTGGAAAAGATAGAGCTGAACGCCTTTTTTCCAGAAATCTCCGCTGAACCCAACATTCAAAGCTGGCCTACGTTTTTCCGATGCGCCTTCATTCAAGACCAGCATCCTGCCACTTAGATCTCGAACTACAGATTTTAGACGAGCACGACTATGAATGAAGTCATGCAAATCATCCGGAATACTGGACCTAAACGCATCGTCTGAATGTAGTAACGGAACTTCATCGCTCGGCCTATTAAACAACGAAAGCGGTATTACCTTGACGAAATCCAATTTAATAAGATGAAAATACGCACAAAATAGCCTAACGCCTTCTTCAATGGTTGCCAAACTAATGGTTGAGCTTGCGGAGACCAAAGGGTCATCAATAATAA is from Isoalcanivorax pacificus W11-5 and encodes:
- a CDS encoding flavin monoamine oxidase family protein, with the translated sequence MDDVDVAVIGAGFSGLVAARTLQRSGLSVRVLEAADRVGGRAMTESSAAGTPVDLGGQWIGHHHVRMQALAQEFGMTLFPSHTRGKMLIRDGQQNLSRLSPATLSALMSLIWLAIMARTGLGVRDDRTLADWLAGISPSRARRLIDIVTATLTATDPERISVQAVADALNASGGLLEMLSFKGGAQESLLSGGAGGLAAAIAETLGPAVSLNQSVTALLRDAQGVTVHTPHGAIRARHVIVATAPPVAERIRHEPPLPAGRAQLQRDTFMGTIYKAVIVYDTPFWRTDGLSGELLALDSLVATAADISPPGGPGHLCTLVPGQAARTLSNLDTTTRRETVLHTLATHFGERARAPVSFHEKSWHEDRFVLGGYTAWSKPGTSAALADVGTEATGRVHWAGTESATQFRGYFEGAVRAGERAAAEVLAAG
- a CDS encoding TetR/AcrR family transcriptional regulator yields the protein MPRQVDHHNRRELIERAVLDIATECGFAAVTIRAVADHIGASTSAVTHYVGGREELLRNAVRREIDKRRQEGVQAMQGLDDRAALRALIEWAVLGPDARTHQLWLALVLGAATDPALRAELDRFNEWWSAQLRDRVARVCPDDPVGAADVLDVFVDGLILTGFDAGQPWPMERRARLLQTVWRALGL
- a CDS encoding bifunctional transcriptional activator/DNA repair enzyme AdaA produces the protein MSDYARIEKAMTYMSERVSGQPTLEEVAAHVHLSPFHFQRLFCRWAGTTPKRFLQAMTLERGKRLLDEAQALLDVSHSIGLSGSSRLYDHFVQLEAVTPGEYKSKGLGVSIQYGFHQTPLGRMFVAVTPRGICRLGFVDYAETEEPLAELREEWPLGTLTRSDASTRYVIDALFSKPSGPQRGPLSLHVVGTNFQVAVWRALLRIPPGRLASYSQIASTLGYPRASRAVGNAVGANPVALLIPCHRVIQKSGALGGYRWGGAKKQMVQTWEQVHCESEQHFGAGK
- a CDS encoding alpha/beta fold hydrolase yields the protein MMLQERAIQTALGALHVRMAGEGPAILFWPSLLMDGTMWLDVARRLSSRYTVVLIDPPGHGKSDTLTRHFDFTTCAECILNILDTLGIERAHYVGNSWGAMVGGTFAAQYPRRIGCAILMNGTASPCGPAQRIRFQMMILLGRLLGGIRGPLLPKAVKAFLGPTSQRERPQVVAAVRAALGRVDFNSGRWAVESVVLRRPDQHALYQTIRTPVLVVAGLEDATFPVSETRAAAEAIPGASFSVMDNAAHLAGLECPADTSDMIDAFIVSDWVPAQS
- a CDS encoding SDR family oxidoreductase — its product is MSSLENKVAIVTGASSGIGHATARLFAQEGAAVVVAARREPELAALVDAIHAAGGQALAVAGDVGDEGFARTLVEQTLARFGRLDVAFNNAGILGAMGPVPEMTLADWNQVIATNLSSAFLAAKYQLPAMLAGGGGSLIFTSTFVGYTAGMPGTAAYAASKAGLIGLMKVLAVEYGRENIRVNALLPGGTDTDAAREFASTPEALAFVAGLHAMKRIATPEEIARSALYLASDASSFTTGTALLVDGGVSINRV